A stretch of the Nitratifractor salsuginis DSM 16511 genome encodes the following:
- a CDS encoding ComEC/Rec2 family competence protein encodes MSRVIQPVPLLEGRREWFLFFSATLLILGIHLAWLHWQYRDLLAKPFYYTWATVLKEIPHHSGKKSYHILKLRSVKGMDFYTRSYRHQALQGQRVRLELFPSKRISFIDYLKGPYISSRILEKAPASKGLKTRIARLIDRQHRDKEMADFYRGIFLADPLPSALRDRIAALGVSHLVALSGFHLGIIWGMIFLLLRPLYRLLQRRWFPWRYELVDLGSLSLLLLGGYLWLTGIPPSLLRSYVMLVLGWSAVLLGVELLSFRFLLITGAIILALDPVLLVSMSFWLSMTGVFFIFLLLRYFGHLPEWIVGGVILPIGVFWLMLPVGHSLFPSVNPWQFLSPLLSLLFVPFYPLAILLHLLGAGGILDEVLSRLFTLPLDSETVEKILPSWVLWGYGVTALLSIRYRWIFLLLLMEGLIAAGWLYGA; translated from the coding sequence ATGTCCCGTGTGATTCAGCCGGTACCGCTCCTGGAGGGACGTCGGGAGTGGTTCCTCTTCTTTAGCGCAACGCTCCTGATATTGGGGATCCATCTGGCTTGGCTTCACTGGCAGTACCGGGATCTTCTCGCCAAACCCTTCTATTATACCTGGGCCACAGTACTCAAAGAGATCCCCCATCATTCGGGAAAAAAATCCTATCACATCCTGAAACTTCGTAGTGTGAAAGGGATGGATTTCTATACCCGGAGCTATCGTCATCAGGCATTACAGGGCCAAAGAGTCCGCTTGGAGCTTTTTCCTTCGAAGCGAATCAGCTTTATCGATTATCTCAAAGGCCCCTACATCTCTTCTCGAATTCTCGAAAAAGCTCCTGCATCAAAGGGGCTCAAAACCCGAATAGCCCGGCTGATCGATCGGCAGCATCGCGATAAGGAGATGGCAGACTTCTATCGGGGGATCTTCCTGGCCGATCCGCTGCCAAGTGCATTGAGAGACAGGATCGCAGCGCTGGGGGTGAGTCATCTGGTGGCGCTGAGCGGTTTTCATCTGGGGATTATTTGGGGGATGATCTTTTTGTTGCTGCGGCCCCTTTATCGTCTGCTCCAGAGGCGCTGGTTCCCCTGGCGTTATGAGCTTGTGGATCTGGGGAGCCTGAGTCTGCTGCTGCTTGGCGGATACCTTTGGCTGACCGGGATACCTCCTTCGCTGCTTCGCTCCTATGTGATGCTGGTTTTGGGATGGAGTGCGGTGCTTCTGGGGGTGGAATTGCTGAGTTTTCGTTTTTTGCTCATCACCGGGGCGATTATCCTGGCTCTGGACCCGGTTTTGCTTGTTTCGATGAGTTTCTGGCTCTCGATGACGGGGGTCTTTTTTATCTTTTTGCTTTTGAGATATTTCGGTCATTTGCCGGAATGGATCGTCGGGGGCGTGATTTTGCCGATCGGGGTCTTTTGGCTGATGTTGCCGGTGGGACATAGCCTATTTCCTTCGGTGAACCCGTGGCAATTTCTCTCCCCGCTCCTTTCGCTTCTTTTTGTTCCTTTTTATCCCTTGGCGATATTGCTGCATCTTTTGGGGGCGGGAGGGATCCTGGATGAGGTGTTGAGCCGGCTTTTTACTCTGCCGCTTGATTCAGAGACGGTTGAGAAGATTTTGCCCTCCTGGGTTTTATGGGGATATGGGGTGACGGCACTTTTGTCGATTCGTTATCGATGGATTTTTCTTCTGTTGCTTATGGAAGGATTGATTGCCGCGGGATGGCTCTACGGGGCGTGA
- a CDS encoding replicative DNA helicase: MENLYNLNIERAVLSAIIFDPEIFEEIAARLKPEDFYLPFHQHLFRAMEQLSLAEKPIDEEFLRKELERVGKFDEAEMVEVLSANPITDTKAYVEEIKALATKRSLVTLATEIKKLTVEENLEATEVMDRVEQKLYEITQESVSEDFRPSDEITLSMMQEIERLKAMGNSKLIGVDTGFRNLNDKTSGFGKGDLVIVAARPAMGKTALVLNMALRAVERGEGVAFFSLEMPAEQLMLRMLSAKTSIPLQSLRVGDLTDDQWSQLATAVEDMSRRKLFVDDGGYATIHHVRSKLRKLKAQHPEISMAIIDYLQLMSGEGGREGRQQEISEISRGLKQLARELQMPIIALSQLNRSLESRENKRPMLSDLRESGAIEQDADIILFVYRDDVYREAKEKEKEMKAKAEGKEYKSTFRSKMEEETELIIGKQRNGPTGTVDLIFQKRFTRFVDADKGSSGFEVVFEEGNIDMREGTIELPPI, encoded by the coding sequence ATGGAAAACCTCTACAACCTCAACATCGAACGGGCGGTGCTCTCGGCCATTATCTTCGATCCGGAGATCTTCGAGGAGATCGCCGCCCGGCTCAAGCCCGAAGACTTTTACCTTCCTTTTCATCAGCACCTCTTTCGGGCGATGGAACAGCTCAGCCTGGCGGAAAAACCTATCGACGAAGAGTTTCTGCGCAAGGAGCTGGAGCGGGTCGGGAAGTTTGACGAAGCGGAGATGGTGGAGGTGCTCTCGGCCAACCCCATCACCGACACCAAGGCTTATGTCGAAGAGATCAAGGCTCTGGCGACCAAACGCTCTCTGGTGACCCTGGCGACGGAGATCAAGAAGCTCACCGTCGAGGAGAATCTGGAAGCGACCGAAGTGATGGACCGGGTGGAGCAGAAGCTTTACGAAATTACCCAGGAGAGCGTGAGCGAGGATTTTCGCCCCTCTGATGAGATCACCCTCTCGATGATGCAGGAGATTGAGCGCCTCAAAGCGATGGGCAACTCCAAGCTCATCGGGGTCGATACCGGCTTTCGCAACCTCAACGACAAGACCAGCGGTTTCGGTAAGGGGGACCTGGTGATCGTGGCGGCACGTCCGGCGATGGGAAAGACGGCCCTGGTGCTCAATATGGCCCTGCGGGCTGTGGAGCGGGGAGAGGGGGTCGCCTTTTTCTCCCTGGAGATGCCCGCCGAGCAACTGATGCTGCGGATGCTCTCGGCCAAAACTTCCATTCCCCTGCAATCCCTTCGGGTGGGAGATTTGACCGACGATCAGTGGAGCCAGCTGGCGACGGCGGTGGAGGATATGTCCCGGCGCAAGCTCTTCGTGGATGACGGGGGGTATGCCACAATCCATCACGTGCGCTCCAAACTCCGCAAGCTCAAGGCCCAGCATCCCGAGATCAGTATGGCGATCATCGACTACCTCCAGCTAATGAGCGGGGAGGGGGGCCGCGAAGGGCGGCAGCAGGAGATCAGTGAGATCAGCCGGGGGCTCAAACAGCTCGCCAGAGAGCTGCAGATGCCCATCATCGCCCTTTCCCAGCTCAACCGCTCTCTCGAATCGAGGGAGAACAAGCGTCCGATGCTCAGTGACTTGAGGGAGTCGGGGGCCATCGAGCAGGATGCCGACATCATCCTCTTTGTCTACCGCGACGATGTCTACCGGGAGGCGAAGGAGAAGGAAAAAGAGATGAAGGCCAAAGCTGAGGGCAAGGAGTACAAAAGCACCTTCCGCTCCAAAATGGAGGAGGAGACGGAGCTGATCATCGGCAAGCAGCGTAACGGCCCTACGGGAACGGTGGATCTGATCTTCCAGAAGCGTTTCACCCGTTTCGTGGATGCCGACAAGGGAAGCAGCGGTTTCGAAGTGGTCTTCGAAGAGGGCAACATCGATATGCGGGAAGGGACGATCGAGCTTCCGCCCATTTAA
- the ispG gene encoding flavodoxin-dependent (E)-4-hydroxy-3-methylbut-2-enyl-diphosphate synthase, whose translation MTQRFPTKKIYIGDVPVGGDAPISVQSMTFSNTRDVEATVEQINRLHFAGCDIVRVAVPEMEDALALREIVARVNLPVVADIHFNYRLALEAAKWVDCIRFNPGNIGEKGRIKEIVKACKERGLPIRVGVNAGSLEKEFEDRYGATAEGMVASAEYNIKFLEDLDFTDIKVSLKASDVERTVEAYRILRPRNNYPFHLGVTEAGTLFHATVKSAIGIGSLLLDGIGDTIRVSITGELEKEIEVGRAIIKDAGRAQEGLNIISCPTCGRIEADLVSAVAEVERRTAHIKTPLNVSVMGCVVNAIGEAKHADVAIAYGKGVGLVMVKGEVVARLPEEQLVDRFVEEVEKMAAQAQAE comes from the coding sequence ATGACTCAACGTTTTCCTACCAAAAAGATCTACATCGGTGACGTGCCCGTGGGAGGGGATGCCCCGATCTCGGTGCAGTCGATGACTTTTAGTAATACCCGGGATGTGGAGGCGACAGTCGAGCAGATCAACCGTCTCCACTTCGCCGGCTGCGATATCGTCCGGGTGGCGGTGCCGGAGATGGAGGATGCTTTGGCGCTTCGGGAGATTGTCGCGCGTGTCAACCTGCCGGTTGTCGCCGATATACATTTCAATTACCGTCTGGCGCTCGAAGCTGCCAAATGGGTCGACTGTATCCGTTTCAACCCGGGGAATATCGGGGAGAAGGGACGGATCAAGGAGATTGTCAAAGCGTGTAAAGAGCGGGGGCTTCCCATCCGGGTGGGGGTCAACGCCGGCTCGCTCGAAAAGGAGTTTGAGGATCGCTATGGGGCGACGGCGGAAGGGATGGTGGCCAGTGCCGAATACAACATCAAGTTTCTCGAAGACCTGGACTTCACCGACATCAAAGTCTCCCTCAAAGCCAGCGACGTGGAGCGTACCGTCGAAGCATACCGGATACTGCGGCCCCGGAACAACTACCCCTTCCATTTGGGGGTGACGGAGGCGGGGACCCTCTTTCACGCCACGGTCAAATCGGCCATCGGGATCGGCTCGCTGCTGCTGGATGGCATTGGGGATACGATTCGGGTCTCCATCACCGGGGAATTGGAAAAAGAGATCGAAGTGGGGCGGGCCATCATCAAAGACGCCGGCCGCGCCCAGGAGGGACTCAACATCATCTCCTGCCCCACCTGTGGCCGGATCGAGGCCGATTTGGTGAGTGCCGTGGCGGAGGTGGAGCGCCGCACTGCCCACATCAAAACCCCGCTTAACGTCTCAGTGATGGGCTGTGTGGTCAACGCCATCGGCGAAGCCAAGCACGCCGACGTGGCCATCGCCTACGGCAAGGGGGTCGGGCTGGTGATGGTCAAGGGGGAAGTGGTGGCCCGACTGCCCGAAGAACAGCTGGTGGATCGCTTCGTCGAAGAGGTGGAAAAGATGGCCGCTCAGGCTCAGGCTGAATGA
- a CDS encoding primosomal protein N': protein MPDQKEVEFCYYNLALLRSAAPILTYRFAQPLEVGQQVRVPVKGTVKEAVVIAEVAKPEFATEEIAEILPFRYRPWQMEAAKFIAEYYFSSFGEALSLFLPFDENGSKPEDQILSQNTDFSVELPVLSDKQRKAYEELRGKETALLFGVTGSGKTELYIHRMAEMLRVGKSTILLMPEIALTPQMEKRLKRYFGERVALWHSRLTRKKREGILEGIRSGEIRIVAGARSALFVPLENLGLIIVDEEHDDSYKAMTRPRYHARDLALYLGKKLGAQVWLASATPSVGSYVKYPVARLKEPYVKTRKRYRFIPGDSITLPILKALEENYRKKEQSLVFVPTRANFKYLWCENCGKTHECPYCSVGMSLHRRYRHLRCHHCNYTEPIRERCAHCGHLPLKSDRLGTEEAIEIIERAIPGIRIEQFDKDAITTPGKLERALKRIESGESDVIVGTQMLSKGHDYPNITLSVITGLDYLAGMGDYRAKERAVALLHQIAGRSGRSKDAQILIQSAQPEFFAPWLEDYEPFLKEEAEFRRMAEYPPFAHLARILIAHKEEAKAAALTEETAAKLQAFPGIGIVGYGPAPIERIAGKYRYTILLRAQKRKPLLQALHAVAGRGIEIDMDPVEFS from the coding sequence ATGCCCGATCAAAAAGAAGTAGAGTTCTGCTACTATAATCTTGCTTTGCTACGTTCTGCGGCACCGATCCTGACCTATCGCTTTGCGCAGCCCCTCGAGGTGGGACAGCAGGTTAGGGTACCGGTCAAAGGGACTGTAAAAGAGGCGGTGGTAATAGCCGAGGTCGCGAAGCCGGAGTTTGCTACCGAGGAGATCGCCGAGATTCTCCCTTTTCGTTATCGCCCCTGGCAAATGGAGGCGGCGAAGTTTATTGCCGAGTACTATTTCTCCTCCTTTGGCGAAGCCCTCTCCCTTTTTCTCCCCTTCGATGAAAACGGATCGAAACCTGAAGATCAAATCTTGTCCCAGAATACAGACTTCTCTGTCGAACTTCCGGTTCTGAGCGACAAACAGCGCAAAGCCTACGAGGAGCTTCGCGGGAAAGAGACGGCACTGCTTTTTGGGGTGACGGGGTCGGGGAAGACGGAGCTTTATATTCACCGAATGGCGGAGATGCTCCGGGTGGGGAAAAGCACGATCCTCTTGATGCCGGAGATTGCCCTGACCCCCCAGATGGAAAAGCGCCTTAAGCGCTATTTCGGGGAGCGGGTGGCTCTCTGGCACTCCCGGCTGACCCGCAAGAAGCGAGAGGGAATCCTCGAAGGGATACGCTCCGGAGAGATCCGGATCGTCGCGGGGGCTCGCTCGGCCCTCTTCGTGCCTCTGGAGAATCTGGGCTTGATCATCGTGGATGAAGAACATGATGACAGTTACAAAGCGATGACCCGTCCCCGCTACCATGCCAGGGATCTGGCGCTTTATCTGGGCAAAAAGCTCGGCGCCCAGGTTTGGCTCGCTAGCGCGACCCCCTCGGTGGGCAGCTATGTCAAATACCCCGTGGCACGGCTCAAAGAGCCCTATGTCAAGACCCGTAAGCGTTACCGCTTTATCCCCGGCGACAGTATCACTCTGCCTATCCTCAAAGCGTTGGAAGAGAATTACCGTAAAAAGGAGCAGAGCCTGGTCTTTGTGCCGACCCGGGCCAATTTCAAATATCTCTGGTGCGAAAATTGCGGCAAGACCCACGAGTGCCCCTATTGCTCCGTGGGGATGAGCCTGCACCGCCGCTACCGCCATCTGCGCTGCCATCACTGCAACTATACCGAGCCGATCCGGGAGCGCTGTGCCCACTGCGGCCATTTGCCTCTCAAGAGCGACCGCCTTGGCACGGAGGAGGCGATCGAGATCATCGAGCGGGCGATTCCGGGTATTCGCATCGAGCAGTTCGACAAAGATGCCATCACGACCCCCGGCAAACTTGAAAGAGCCCTCAAACGGATCGAATCGGGGGAGAGCGACGTGATCGTGGGGACCCAGATGCTCAGCAAGGGGCACGACTATCCCAACATTACCCTTAGTGTCATCACCGGCCTCGATTATTTGGCGGGGATGGGGGATTACCGGGCCAAAGAGCGGGCGGTGGCGCTGCTTCATCAGATCGCCGGCCGCAGCGGGCGGAGCAAGGATGCCCAGATCTTGATCCAGAGTGCCCAGCCGGAGTTTTTCGCCCCATGGCTGGAGGATTACGAACCTTTTCTCAAAGAGGAGGCGGAGTTTCGGCGGATGGCGGAGTATCCTCCCTTCGCCCATTTGGCCCGGATCCTCATCGCCCACAAAGAGGAGGCCAAAGCCGCCGCCCTGACCGAAGAGACAGCCGCGAAGCTGCAGGCTTTCCCCGGTATCGGGATCGTGGGATATGGCCCCGCCCCCATCGAACGTATCGCCGGGAAATACCGCTACACCATTTTGCTTAGAGCCCAAAAACGCAAACCCCTGCTGCAGGCGCTCCACGCCGTCGCGGGCCGAGGGATCGAGATCGATATGGACCCGGTTGAATTTAGCTAA
- a CDS encoding DDE-type integrase/transposase/recombinase, translating to MKQHYHCNARTNSHIRQSIQKSKASNQELARRFGVSIQTISKWRNRQETQDRSSRPHTIHYALNNLEREIVRIVRTCTWMPLDDLVEILRSVFPGISRSAVYRTLKTLKISRVPEEKRAKAKKFKEYAPGFVHMDVTYLPKIDGVKYYLFVAIDRATRLMYYKVYRSRSAGSAMDFLEECQRFFPFRITHILTDNGMEFTDRFSQGRKEPTGNHRFDKLCKALKITHRLTEPFTPQTNGMVERANGLIKERTIKVQNYENLKQMIMDLDKFLLYYLFTRRHGGLRKELKVKTPFEALRYWYNLESDLFRKSPEMFKADTLLWLQQRGET from the coding sequence ATGAAACAGCACTATCATTGCAATGCGAGGACCAACTCGCATATACGCCAAAGTATACAGAAATCCAAGGCAAGCAATCAAGAGTTGGCCCGACGTTTCGGTGTCAGTATTCAGACAATCAGTAAGTGGCGGAACCGTCAAGAGACACAAGATCGTAGCAGTCGGCCCCATACGATTCATTATGCGCTAAATAACCTGGAGCGGGAAATTGTACGCATCGTGCGAACCTGTACCTGGATGCCCCTGGATGATCTGGTAGAGATCCTACGAAGTGTGTTTCCCGGTATCAGTCGATCTGCCGTGTACCGAACGCTCAAAACATTGAAGATCAGCCGTGTTCCCGAAGAGAAGCGAGCCAAGGCAAAGAAGTTCAAAGAGTATGCTCCGGGCTTTGTCCATATGGATGTGACCTATCTGCCAAAGATCGATGGAGTCAAATACTATCTCTTTGTAGCCATCGATCGTGCGACACGCTTGATGTACTACAAGGTCTACCGAAGCCGAAGTGCCGGTAGTGCAATGGATTTCCTCGAAGAGTGTCAACGCTTCTTCCCTTTTAGGATCACTCATATCCTGACCGATAACGGAATGGAATTTACCGACCGATTCAGTCAGGGACGAAAGGAACCGACCGGAAACCATCGCTTCGACAAGCTCTGCAAAGCGTTAAAGATCACCCATCGTCTCACGGAACCCTTCACTCCACAAACCAACGGAATGGTCGAACGAGCCAATGGTCTGATTAAAGAGCGAACCATCAAAGTACAGAACTATGAAAATCTAAAGCAGATGATAATGGATTTGGATAAGTTCCTTCTTTACTATCTCTTTACCAGACGCCACGGAGGACTCAGAAAGGAATTGAAAGTCAAAACACCTTTTGAAGCATTGCGCTACTGGTATAATCTGGAATCTGATCTATTCAGGAAATCTCCTGAGATGTTCAAAGCCGACACACTGCTCTGGCTTCAACAACGTGGTGAAACCTGA
- a CDS encoding type II secretion system protein produces MKHAFTMIELIFVIVVVGILASIAIPKFAATRDDAMISRARATVGALRSAIATERQKKILKGDFTDINGSAAESLLEYGLPSDWSRSGDTFTFTAPDGSTCAFKVQNNKLVKQSCSVSGMSDL; encoded by the coding sequence GTGAAACATGCTTTTACAATGATCGAACTCATTTTTGTTATCGTTGTCGTAGGCATATTAGCAAGTATTGCAATTCCAAAGTTTGCAGCTACCCGTGATGATGCTATGATCTCAAGAGCCCGTGCAACGGTGGGCGCTCTTCGTTCTGCTATAGCAACGGAGCGACAAAAGAAGATTCTCAAGGGAGACTTCACTGATATTAATGGTTCCGCGGCTGAAAGCTTACTGGAATATGGTTTGCCGAGTGATTGGTCACGCAGTGGGGATACCTTCACCTTTACTGCACCGGATGGAAGTACTTGTGCTTTCAAAGTGCAGAACAATAAACTGGTCAAACAATCATGCAGCGTAAGTGGAATGAGTGATTTATAG
- the rfbF gene encoding glucose-1-phosphate cytidylyltransferase — protein MKVVILAGGYGTRISEETEVKPKPMVQIGGKPILWHIMKIYSHYGFNDFVILLGYKGYYIKEYFANYFLHQSDITIDLQNNHMQVHDNHSEPWRVTLVDTGLDAMTGSRIKRAQRHIGNETFLLTYGDGVSNVDISKTVEFHRKHGKTLTMTAIQPEARFGNLEIKTDDSVQAFVEKPRSEGGWINGGFFVCEPGLFDYLDENDGCVFEQAPLQRMAQKGEITAYKHMGFWQCMDTLRDNQKLNQMWKEGKAPWKVWDD, from the coding sequence ATGAAAGTTGTAATACTGGCAGGTGGATATGGTACCCGCATATCGGAGGAGACAGAGGTCAAACCCAAGCCGATGGTACAGATTGGAGGCAAGCCCATTTTATGGCATATCATGAAAATTTACTCACATTACGGATTCAATGATTTTGTTATACTGCTCGGGTATAAAGGATACTATATTAAAGAGTATTTTGCCAATTACTTTCTGCATCAAAGTGATATTACGATCGATCTGCAGAACAACCATATGCAAGTACATGACAACCACAGCGAACCATGGAGGGTTACACTGGTAGATACCGGATTGGATGCAATGACCGGATCCCGTATCAAACGGGCACAGCGCCATATCGGAAATGAAACTTTTCTGCTGACCTATGGCGACGGCGTCTCCAATGTCGATATCTCCAAGACGGTTGAATTTCATAGAAAACATGGCAAAACATTGACAATGACGGCGATTCAGCCTGAAGCGCGTTTCGGGAACCTCGAAATCAAAACCGACGACAGCGTACAGGCTTTTGTGGAGAAACCGCGTAGTGAAGGAGGTTGGATCAACGGTGGTTTTTTCGTCTGCGAACCAGGGCTGTTCGACTATCTCGACGAAAATGACGGTTGCGTGTTTGAGCAGGCACCTTTGCAAAGGATGGCACAAAAGGGTGAAATTACCGCTTATAAGCATATGGGATTTTGGCAATGTATGGATACATTAAGAGACAACCAAAAACTTAACCAAATGTGGAAAGAAGGCAAAGCACCGTGGAAAGTCTGGGATGACTGA
- the rfbG gene encoding CDP-glucose 4,6-dehydratase: MTDFSVAYRGKKVLVTGHTGFKGSWLSLWLQSLGADVVGYALSPETEPSHLTLLDLDMVSVKGDIRDFSHLQRLIKDVQPEIIFHLAAQPLVRRSYREPVETFETNVMGTVNVLEACRQTPSVRAIVNITSDKCYENREWVWGYRENDPMGGYDPYSASKGAAELVSAAYRRSYFNNAEYGKIHETLLATCRAGNVIGGGDWSEDRLIPDIVRAVTAKEAVTIRSPNATRPWQHVLDALSGYLLLGQKLLEGQSEFADAWNFGPSDEDVLTVKEMCSLFEKEWERTRFNFSKETPRLHEAGLLKLDCSKAHTLLNWRGRWHAQEAVIATAEWYRAYIETGKILSREQLKKWMDT; encoded by the coding sequence ATGACTGATTTCTCGGTGGCCTACCGGGGCAAAAAGGTATTAGTGACGGGGCACACGGGTTTCAAAGGTTCCTGGCTTTCCCTGTGGCTACAATCTTTGGGAGCCGATGTGGTAGGCTATGCACTGTCACCGGAAACTGAGCCCTCTCATTTGACGCTGCTGGATCTAGATATGGTCAGTGTCAAAGGCGATATACGAGATTTTTCACATCTGCAACGACTCATTAAAGATGTTCAGCCTGAAATCATTTTTCACCTTGCTGCCCAGCCGTTGGTGCGGCGTTCGTACCGAGAACCGGTCGAGACCTTTGAGACGAATGTGATGGGAACGGTCAATGTGCTTGAAGCTTGCCGCCAAACCCCATCCGTGCGAGCGATTGTCAATATCACCAGTGACAAGTGCTACGAAAATCGCGAATGGGTTTGGGGATACCGCGAAAACGATCCGATGGGAGGGTACGATCCCTACAGTGCCAGTAAAGGAGCGGCGGAACTTGTCAGCGCCGCATACCGCCGCTCCTACTTTAACAATGCCGAGTATGGGAAAATACATGAAACATTGTTGGCGACCTGCCGTGCGGGCAACGTTATCGGTGGGGGCGACTGGAGCGAAGACAGATTGATACCCGATATAGTCCGTGCCGTAACGGCGAAGGAAGCTGTCACCATTCGTTCACCGAACGCAACTCGTCCTTGGCAGCACGTACTCGATGCGCTCAGCGGATATCTGCTGCTAGGGCAGAAACTGCTCGAAGGCCAAAGTGAATTCGCCGATGCATGGAACTTCGGTCCGTCCGACGAAGATGTCCTGACAGTCAAAGAGATGTGTTCCTTGTTTGAGAAAGAATGGGAGCGTACCCGTTTTAATTTTTCCAAAGAGACGCCGCGTTTGCATGAAGCGGGGCTCTTGAAGCTGGACTGTTCCAAAGCACATACCTTGCTGAACTGGAGAGGCCGGTGGCATGCCCAGGAGGCGGTTATAGCGACGGCAGAGTGGTACCGTGCGTATATTGAAACAGGAAAGATTTTATCGAGGGAGCAGTTGAAAAAATGGATGGACACATAA
- a CDS encoding thiamine pyrophosphate-binding protein → MDGHIKKVSDIVAEFLAENEQIANDIFMVSGGGNMHLIDSIGRNERLNYICNHHEQACAIAAEGYARVTNKVGVAMVTTGPGGTNAITGVYGAWVDSIPTLTISGQVKFETTVASQPELKLRQLGDQEINIIDVVKPITKYAVMATDKYEILYHLQKAVYEAKSGRPGPVWVDIPLDIQGANVDEKRLKQFVPPAPPEYDLKVDEVVSLLKQAERPVIIAGNGITLSGANEKFLQLAEKLGVPVVGTFARYDIVKTEHPLFFGRYGTVGHRMANFTVQNADLVLAIGARMNIRAISYNWEFFAREAIKIAVDIDPAELRKHTLEIDVPIEADAKVFIEAMLERFENENMPKYDKWIEKCLTYKKRYPTIEPTRQKIVDTVDSYNFFDLLSDMTADDTVFVFGNGTACVSSYQSLKVKGKQKVVVNSGCASMGYDLPAAIGAAFGSKSKQIVCVTGEGSLQMNLQELQTIIHHRLPVKLFVLNNAGYISIRNTQNNFFKGHKVGSDASSGVSFPDTLKLAEAYGFRAFRLETQLDLVRQLENILRIEGPVICEVMLSPTEKMEPKLSSEVKPDGTMISKPLEDMFPFLDRKEFFENMIIEPVDE, encoded by the coding sequence ATGGATGGACACATAAAAAAAGTCAGCGATATCGTCGCAGAATTTCTGGCCGAAAACGAGCAGATCGCCAACGATATTTTTATGGTTTCAGGCGGCGGAAACATGCACTTGATCGATTCAATCGGGAGGAATGAAAGACTCAACTATATCTGTAACCATCATGAACAGGCTTGCGCCATCGCCGCGGAAGGCTATGCCCGTGTCACGAACAAAGTCGGGGTCGCTATGGTGACAACCGGCCCGGGCGGCACAAACGCCATAACGGGTGTGTATGGGGCATGGGTCGATTCGATACCGACATTAACGATCTCCGGACAAGTCAAGTTCGAAACGACCGTTGCCAGTCAGCCGGAGTTGAAACTGCGGCAATTGGGCGATCAGGAGATCAATATCATCGATGTGGTCAAACCGATTACAAAATATGCCGTAATGGCAACAGACAAGTATGAAATACTCTATCATCTTCAAAAAGCGGTTTATGAAGCCAAAAGCGGTCGACCGGGGCCGGTGTGGGTAGATATTCCGCTCGATATTCAGGGAGCGAACGTCGATGAAAAGAGGCTAAAGCAATTCGTTCCACCGGCACCCCCGGAGTATGATCTCAAAGTCGATGAGGTCGTGTCCCTTTTGAAACAGGCAGAAAGACCTGTGATCATTGCCGGCAACGGCATCACACTTTCCGGCGCGAATGAAAAATTTTTACAATTAGCTGAGAAACTGGGGGTTCCGGTCGTAGGCACCTTTGCCCGTTATGATATCGTCAAGACCGAACATCCACTATTTTTCGGTCGCTACGGAACAGTCGGTCATAGAATGGCTAACTTTACGGTACAGAATGCCGACTTGGTACTTGCTATCGGCGCACGTATGAATATACGTGCCATTAGTTATAACTGGGAGTTTTTTGCCAGAGAAGCGATTAAAATTGCAGTGGATATCGATCCGGCTGAACTCAGAAAACATACATTGGAAATTGATGTACCCATCGAAGCTGATGCAAAGGTTTTTATCGAAGCGATGCTTGAACGTTTTGAAAATGAAAATATGCCGAAATATGATAAGTGGATCGAAAAATGTTTGACATACAAAAAACGTTATCCAACGATCGAACCTACACGTCAGAAAATCGTCGATACGGTGGACTCATATAATTTTTTCGATCTCCTTTCCGATATGACGGCAGATGATACAGTGTTTGTTTTCGGTAACGGGACGGCCTGTGTGTCGTCGTATCAAAGCCTAAAAGTGAAAGGGAAACAGAAAGTCGTGGTCAACTCCGGATGTGCTTCAATGGGATACGATCTGCCTGCAGCCATCGGAGCGGCATTCGGAAGCAAGAGCAAGCAGATCGTGTGTGTCACGGGAGAGGGCAGCCTGCAAATGAACCTGCAAGAACTGCAGACGATCATACATCATCGATTGCCGGTCAAACTCTTTGTGCTCAACAATGCGGGCTATATTTCGATTCGCAATACCCAGAACAACTTTTTCAAAGGCCACAAAGTTGGATCAGACGCTTCAAGCGGCGTCAGTTTCCCTGACACTCTCAAATTGGCTGAAGCCTACGGATTTAGGGCATTTAGGCTCGAGACACAATTGGATCTTGTCAGACAACTTGAAAATATTTTGAGGATTGAAGGGCCAGTCATTTGCGAAGTTATGCTTTCCCCGACGGAAAAGATGGAGCCAAAACTCTCTTCAGAAGTCAAGCCTGACGGTACGATGATCTCCAAACCGCTTGAAGACATGTTCCCTTTCCTTGACCGGAAAGAGTTTTTCGAAAATATGATTATCGAGCCTGTTGATGAATAA